A genome region from Bacteroides stercoris ATCC 43183 includes the following:
- a CDS encoding RagB/SusD family nutrient uptake outer membrane protein, translating into MLKLKNIIWLAALVVTISSCDDYLDTPPVDKITSDGFYQTQAQSEQGILGIYADLRQASNCMYWFMSECRSDVAWVEPNPDAFREYSEIGTFRATDDMAMFNDTWNMWYKVIYDANVAISKIPSASFDSESIRNQFLNEAYFLRGWAYFELVRLFGNVPMVDRPMSPSEIKSVKQSTAVDILNNRVIPDLKKSEDLPYKADMQDANGAKIDKKGRADKMAAKAMLARVYMTLAGYPYNDTNAKSLAKTQLENVLDDSHAAAYWAPSLEEWQKQWMPTDAYYNKYSIFAIQYRTGGTGNPAIFNMLPVKIVPEDWSKNYNFSQNSIYVEKTLMHEFDREYSNGKKDGRGYNFGVMAGFAGDAVAPEYQSPSELMTFEDGTTGNVYTKAMFYKMIPTKTKIASLGMSFDAESGMKKYDDWGVNLPIIRIEDMKLLYAEILASEGNTADAMKIVNEIRERANCDPRTETGVSVEDAMKYIKLERKIEFMGEGIRWFDQVRYGTWKEDTEAKFERYNFTELKANLKEGRYLYPIPMNQMNVTPGLYVQNEGYEN; encoded by the coding sequence ATGCTTAAACTTAAAAATATAATATGGCTGGCTGCGCTGGTCGTGACTATCTCCTCGTGTGATGATTATTTGGATACTCCACCTGTAGATAAAATAACTTCAGATGGATTTTATCAAACTCAAGCTCAATCGGAGCAAGGTATTTTAGGCATTTATGCGGATTTGCGCCAAGCATCTAATTGCATGTATTGGTTTATGTCTGAATGTCGTTCAGATGTTGCGTGGGTAGAACCTAATCCGGACGCTTTTCGTGAATACTCTGAAATAGGAACATTTAGAGCAACAGATGATATGGCGATGTTTAATGATACTTGGAATATGTGGTATAAGGTCATTTATGATGCCAATGTCGCTATTTCTAAGATTCCGAGTGCATCTTTTGATTCCGAGTCTATCAGAAATCAATTTTTAAATGAAGCTTATTTCCTGAGAGGTTGGGCTTATTTTGAGTTAGTTCGTCTTTTTGGAAATGTTCCTATGGTAGATAGACCGATGTCTCCGTCAGAGATTAAATCGGTAAAGCAATCTACTGCAGTGGATATTCTCAATAATCGTGTTATTCCTGATTTGAAAAAGTCAGAAGATTTGCCTTATAAAGCAGATATGCAAGATGCCAATGGTGCTAAAATAGATAAAAAAGGCCGTGCAGATAAAATGGCCGCGAAGGCTATGTTGGCACGTGTGTATATGACATTGGCTGGTTATCCATATAATGATACTAATGCGAAGAGTTTGGCTAAAACGCAATTGGAAAACGTTTTAGATGATTCTCATGCAGCCGCTTATTGGGCACCATCATTGGAAGAATGGCAAAAACAGTGGATGCCGACTGATGCATATTACAATAAATATTCTATTTTCGCCATTCAGTATCGTACGGGTGGTACGGGAAACCCAGCCATATTCAATATGCTTCCAGTTAAAATCGTTCCGGAAGATTGGTCTAAAAACTATAATTTTTCGCAAAATTCTATTTATGTGGAAAAGACATTGATGCATGAATTTGATCGTGAATACTCTAATGGAAAAAAAGACGGACGTGGCTATAATTTTGGTGTGATGGCTGGCTTTGCTGGTGATGCGGTAGCTCCTGAATATCAGAGCCCTTCTGAGTTGATGACTTTTGAAGATGGAACTACGGGTAATGTGTATACTAAAGCTATGTTTTATAAAATGATTCCTACTAAAACTAAAATAGCCTCTTTGGGGATGTCTTTTGATGCAGAGAGTGGCATGAAAAAGTATGATGACTGGGGAGTAAATCTACCTATTATTCGTATTGAAGATATGAAGCTTCTTTATGCAGAGATTTTGGCGAGTGAAGGTAACACTGCGGATGCCATGAAAATTGTAAATGAAATACGTGAAAGGGCAAACTGCGATCCGAGAACCGAGACTGGAGTTAGTGTAGAGGATGCCATGAAATACATTAAACTTGAACGTAAAATTGAGTTTATGGGAGAAGGTATTCGTTGGTTCGATCAAGTACGTTATGGCACTTGGAAGGAAGATACAGAAGCAAAATTTGAGCGTTATAACTTTACTGAATTGAAAGCAAATTTAAAAGAAGGTCGTTACCTCTATCCAATTCCGATGAATCAGATGAATGTTACTCCAGGACTTTATGTCCAAAACGAGGGATATGAAAATTGA
- a CDS encoding sulfatase-like hydrolase/transferase, which produces MFRKDIVLGGVCAGMFVMPQLMTARQLVTDGGDKPNIIFILADDMGYCDLSCYGNKYIETPNIDRLAATGTAFTQCYAGSGISSPSRCALMTGKNTGNTTIRDNFCIAGGIEGLKGTKTIRRMHLQPNDTTIATVLGAAGYRTCLVNKWHLDGFNPEATPLNRGFDEFYGWLISTAYSNDPYYYPYWRFNNEKLENVKENEGDKHIKHNTDLSTEDAIKFINRNKNNPFFLYLAYDAPHEPYNIDETTWYDDEAWDMNTKRYASLITHMDRAIGRLLAELDRLGLRENTLVIFASDNGAAKQAPLEELGCKGSLKGMKGQLYEGGIRVPFIVNQPGKVPVQKLNNIIYFPDVMPTLAALAGATDKLPQKLNGINILPLFYGQQLDTDNRLLYWEFPGKQRAARCGDWKVVTVKKDAPLELYNIKEDMTESVNLANKYPEKVAQFEKEMKAMRIPTPNWPLPGE; this is translated from the coding sequence ATGTTTAGAAAAGATATAGTATTAGGTGGAGTTTGTGCGGGTATGTTTGTTATGCCTCAGTTGATGACTGCCCGGCAACTTGTAACAGACGGTGGAGACAAGCCGAACATTATTTTTATCTTGGCCGACGATATGGGATATTGCGACTTGTCATGTTATGGAAATAAATATATAGAAACTCCTAATATAGACCGTTTGGCAGCTACTGGAACGGCCTTTACGCAATGCTATGCCGGTTCCGGTATCAGTTCACCTTCCCGTTGTGCCTTGATGACGGGAAAGAATACGGGAAATACAACTATACGCGATAACTTTTGTATTGCAGGTGGTATTGAAGGATTAAAAGGCACCAAGACCATACGCCGCATGCATTTACAACCGAATGATACAACCATTGCCACTGTGCTTGGGGCTGCCGGATATAGAACCTGTTTGGTAAACAAATGGCATTTGGACGGATTTAATCCGGAAGCAACTCCTTTGAACCGAGGGTTTGATGAGTTTTACGGATGGCTTATCAGTACTGCATATTCTAATGATCCGTACTACTATCCTTATTGGCGCTTCAACAACGAGAAACTGGAGAATGTAAAAGAGAATGAAGGTGATAAACACATCAAGCATAATACAGACCTTTCTACGGAAGATGCAATAAAGTTTATTAACCGTAATAAAAACAATCCGTTTTTTCTGTATTTAGCTTATGATGCGCCGCACGAACCCTATAATATAGATGAAACAACCTGGTATGATGATGAGGCTTGGGATATGAACACCAAGCGTTATGCCTCGCTGATTACCCATATGGATCGGGCGATAGGACGTTTGTTGGCAGAACTGGATAGGTTGGGGCTGCGCGAAAATACTTTAGTCATCTTTGCATCGGATAACGGTGCTGCCAAGCAGGCACCGTTGGAGGAATTGGGATGTAAAGGTTCTCTTAAAGGAATGAAAGGACAGCTTTATGAAGGTGGCATTCGCGTACCGTTTATTGTAAATCAGCCCGGAAAGGTTCCGGTGCAGAAATTGAATAATATTATTTATTTCCCGGATGTAATGCCTACTTTGGCTGCTTTGGCTGGTGCTACAGATAAATTGCCACAAAAACTTAACGGTATCAATATTCTTCCCTTGTTTTATGGGCAACAGCTTGATACGGATAATCGTTTGTTGTATTGGGAGTTCCCTGGAAAGCAACGTGCGGCAAGATGTGGAGATTGGAAAGTAGTGACTGTAAAGAAAGATGCTCCGTTAGAGTTGTATAACATAAAAGAGGATATGACGGAGTCTGTCAATCTGGCAAATAAATATCCGGAAAAAGTAGCACAGTTCGAAAAAGAGATGAAAGCGATGCGTATTCCTACTCCTAATTGGCCATTGCCGGGTGAGTAA
- a CDS encoding SGNH/GDSL hydrolase family protein produces the protein MTNSHLQSEASEANIIYTNANQLQLLGKATMEGSFFHRIDTVRYKDLPKSVKKLYAHSSGLAIAFKTNSTVIKARWTIPNKRQNTNMTPIMQKGLDLYIKKEGEWQYAGVGIPQGIHSTSTLAENMDTSEKDCILYLPLYDEITHLEIGVSSDAYLKKTKNPFKGKIIVYGSSITQGASASRPGLAYPSQLSRSSGYQFINMGLSGNGKMESSVAKMLAEIKNVDAFILDCIPNPTADEIRDRTIPFVKTIREKYPDIPVIFIQSVFREKGNVNKTVRHRVNEQNKAIEEQIEKLHKLGYKNLYLIKENHFLGTDHEGTVDGVHPNDLGFKRMVKEIQPVITNILHI, from the coding sequence ATCACCAATTCCCATTTGCAGTCAGAAGCAAGTGAAGCAAATATAATCTATACAAACGCCAACCAATTACAATTATTGGGAAAAGCCACTATGGAAGGGAGTTTTTTTCATCGCATTGACACAGTCCGCTACAAAGACTTGCCAAAGTCTGTGAAGAAATTATATGCCCATTCCTCAGGACTTGCCATTGCATTCAAAACAAACAGCACAGTCATAAAAGCAAGGTGGACCATACCCAATAAACGACAGAATACCAACATGACTCCTATTATGCAAAAAGGGCTTGATTTATACATTAAAAAAGAAGGGGAATGGCAATATGCAGGAGTCGGCATTCCCCAGGGAATTCATTCAACTTCTACATTAGCTGAAAACATGGATACGTCAGAAAAAGACTGTATACTATATTTACCTTTATACGATGAAATAACGCATTTAGAAATAGGTGTATCATCAGACGCCTATCTAAAAAAAACAAAGAATCCCTTTAAAGGAAAAATAATTGTCTATGGCTCAAGCATAACCCAGGGAGCATCAGCAAGCAGACCTGGTCTTGCTTATCCGTCACAACTATCCCGCAGCAGTGGATATCAATTTATAAATATGGGATTGAGCGGCAATGGAAAAATGGAAAGTTCTGTAGCCAAAATGTTAGCTGAAATAAAAAACGTGGATGCATTTATTTTAGATTGCATACCCAATCCTACTGCAGATGAAATTCGCGACAGGACAATTCCTTTCGTAAAAACGATCCGTGAAAAATACCCTGACATACCCGTCATATTTATTCAGTCCGTTTTCCGTGAAAAAGGAAACGTAAATAAAACGGTACGCCATAGAGTAAATGAACAAAATAAAGCGATAGAAGAGCAGATAGAAAAACTTCATAAGCTCGGTTATAAGAATTTATATTTAATCAAAGAGAATCATTTTCTTGGAACCGACCATGAAGGTACTGTGGATGGAGTCCATCCCAACGACTTAGGATTTAAAAGAATGGTAAAAGAAATCCAACCTGTCATAACTAATATTCTTCACATCTGA